CAACCGTTTTGAAGTTAGAGTAAGTAACCCTACCTTTTTTAAAACCTTTAGGTTTTTTTACAAATTTTACAAATGTATAGTCTACTTCAATTTTATCGTTTGTACCTAAATTTTCTCTTATTTTTTGTGCACATTGTTCTAAAAGAGTTTTGTCTAACTGTTGTAAGCGTTGTGGGTTTTTTATTATTAAATGTGGTCCTGGTATGCTTTTGGGGTGCATCCATATATCATCTTTTGAAGCATTTTTTAGAATTAAATCGTTTCCTTTAGCGTTTTTTCCTATATATACATCAAAACCAAGTACGTTAAAATGCTCGTATGGTATATTATCTAAAGGGACAATTTTTTGCGCATTATTATGAGGCAAGATTGTTTTTATATAATTAGGATCAATGTATCCACTAANNNNNNNNNNNNNNNNNNNNNNNNNNNNNNNNNNNNNNNNNNNNNNNNNNNNNNNNNNNNNNNNNNNNNNNNNNNNNNNNNNNNTTTATAGTAATGATTTATGTTGTCTTGAATCGTTTTTTGAGGATTAATCGGTATGGCTAACTCATTTGTTTTTTCAAGAGGTTTTAGGTAAATTATATCGGCATTGATATACTTTAAGTTAGAAATATTTTCAAGTAAAGTGTCAGCGTACAATTTAAAAGTTTGAGCATCCTCGGCTTTTTTGATATCACTTTGGATTTTTTCAATTTTTTCGCTTAATTTTTTAATTTTTTTATCTAAAAATTTTATAATTTTAGTATTGTTTGAGTCTATATTGATATTTTGTTTAAAAATTAGTTCAAAAAGCTCGTTTTCTTCAATAACAGATGTATCTAAACCAAAATTAAGTAAAAATGGATATACAAATTTCTTTTTGTTGTAAGTATAGCAAAATAACCTGTCTGATGGTTTTTTTATTGTTTCTATGAAATTTTCTAAATTTTCCTCATTTATGAAGTTTTTTGTAAAGCTGTCTATACCTAAGATATTTCCTTTTTTTATAGCATTTTTTAAAGTATTTATATCTGATAAAGCTACATCTAACATTTGAGGTGGTTTTTTGTAAATTTTGCCTGGCACGATTTGTCTTTTTTGGTTTAAACGGAACACCTCAATTATTTTTTGAGCGTTATCGCATAGCAATAGATTTCCATTTCTTCCTGTAATTTCAAATATCAGATAATAGTGGTGCTCAATGTCTAACCTTTTATCTACAAGATAGAGTGTCAAAACACGCTCAAGACCCGTAAAATCTACATCAATAATTTTGAGTCCACTAATTTTTTTATGTAAAGATACAGCAAAATTATTTTGTGTTTTTTCAAGTTTATAATTACCGAAAAATAAAGCAGTTGGAGAGTTTAATTTAAATAGAATGGCTAAATTATTTTTTAAATTTAAAAAGATTGTATCATCATGTGCATAAATATTAAAAATCCTTTCTCCTATCGATCTTTCTTTTATTTTTCTTGCAAAAAAGTTAAATAAAAAGTTGTTCATAAGCCAAATAAACTCCTCAAAAGGAGGAGTTTATTTTTTTCTTTCGCTAAGTCTTTTTTTCTTGAGAGCCTTTTTGCGAGCAGCCAATGCTTTTTTCTTTTTCTTTTCGCTGGGTTTTTCATAATGCTCTCTTTTTTTAATTTCAGAGAGAATACCAGCACGCTCGCATTGCTTTTTAAATCTTTTGAAGGCTTCTTCAAAAGATTCATTGTCTCTTACATAGACACCCGGCAAACAAATCACCCCTTTACTATTTAAAATTAAAAACATTATATTAAAAAAAAGAGATTGGGTCAACATCAAAGTTTAGGTTTTTATCTAAAAGTTCAGCTGTTATAAATCGAAGTGTTTTAAATATATCATTTGTTTTTATAATTATATGGTATCTGTATTTATTTTTTATTTTATCTATTGGACATTTAGTCGGTCCAAGAAAACTAAATCCACCATTTTTCAATATTTCAAAACATTGTTGTATGTTTTGTTTTGCAATTTTTTCATTCGTATTTTGAGAAATGATTCTTATTAAATGTGAAAACGGTGGATAAGTTAGAGATTTTCTCAAATTGATTTCTTCTTTTAAAAAACCTTCATAATCATGATTTATTATAAAATTTTCTAACCTCGAAGGTAATTTTGACTCAATAATAACATTTCCTTTTTGCTTGCGACCACTTCTACCTGCTGTTTGAATAATGAGTGAAACACACTTTTCATCTGCTCTAAAATCAGGCAAAGCAAAAATTGATTCAATGTTTGATATTATTACTAAATTTATTTTTTCTATATCGTAGCCTTTTGATATCATACTTGTACCCACTATAATGTCTATTTTACCATCAAGCAAATTTGAAACTATGTTATAAGCGTTTTTTTTTGATGAAGCTGTATCTCTATCTAATCTTGCAATATTGATATTTCCAAAATTTTCGCGCAAAAATTCTTCCATTTTCTGTGTACCTGTACCAACATCTTTTATATTGTAACTGGAACAGTTTGGACATTTTTTTGGTATTTCAAAGCTTGATTCACAAAAATGACATTTAAGATCCTTTGTTTTTTTATGATAAACAAGCGAAACATTGCAATTTGGGCATCTAAAAATATAACCGCAGTCACCACAAATCAAAAAATGTGCAAAGCCTCTTCTATTTACAAGGATCGCGCAAGTTTGTTTTTCTTCTATTGATTTTTTTATGTATTCTTGTGATTTTATACTCAAAAGAGTATTTTCTGGTTTTGAAAACTCAATTACAGGTAACTCACAATTATTTATTCTATTATTAAGTTTAAATAATTTAAATTTTTTTGTTATCGAGGCTTTATAATAAGTTTCCACTGTAGGTGTTGCACTTGATAGAATGACTGGAATATTTAGTTGTTTTGCCCTATATATAAGCAGGTCTTTGGCGTTATATGATGGCGTATTTTCTTGTTTGTATGAATCATCATTTTCTTCATCTACCACTATTAAGCCTGTATCAGATAAATCTACAAAAGCAGCGGAACGCGTACCAAGCAATACCCTTTTTTCTTGTTTTTTAAACATTAACCACTCGAGGAATTTTTGTTTTGGTGTAAGTTGAGAATGATATACACCAACTGTATCAAGAAACTTTTCTTCAAAAACCCTTTTGTATTGATTTGTAAGCACAATTTCTGGTACCAACACAAGGGCGTTTTTTCCTTTTTCTATTACGTCTCTTATTAAATGTAAAAATATTTCTGTTTTGCCAGATCCTGTAACACCAAATATCAAATTAACATTAAAGTTTTTTAGATCAATAGATTCATAAATTTTTTTTTGTTCATCGTTTAAATTAAAAAATTTTTGATGGTTAATTTGTTTTTTAATAGAATTTTTTTCAAAATTTATTGGTTCTTTTGAAAAAGCTTTAGAAGGCAGGGCATTTCTTAGAATTAGACCTCTTGGAGATAAATAATAATAACTGGCAAAATTAATTGTTTTTATTAACTCTTCACTTATAGCCGGTTTATTATCTAATATAGCTATAACTTCTTTTATATCGTCTATATTTATTTGTGTTGTTTTTTCAAGAACGATGCCGACTTTTTTCCTATTGTTGAAATCCACCAGCACCCGTGAGCCGACTTCAATATTTTGTGTGCTTTTATATGTAAAACTTTTGCTTAAAGCAATGTTAAATAGCACATTATAGTAATTCATAAAAAAAATTTTATCATACAATCACTTAAAAATAAAATTATTATTACTTGTGAGGGTTTATTTTTTCTATTTCTATGTGTAAAAAAAGTTTGTTATAGGTTTTTTGAAAATAATTTGATAATTCTTTATTATTGAGTTGTTTATATATGTCTATATAATACTTCAAAACCTGTTTTAAATGAGTGCTTGCTAATTGATTTTTACTTTTAGATAATGTTTTTACCCAATCTTTGCTTATTTGTTCGCCTTTATTTTTGTTAATTTGATACTCAACAGGACCCATCATATCACAGCCTGGAATGTAATTATTATAGCAAGCAATAGAAAAATAGATAAATGCATTTTTATAATCATTTTTTTTCAAAAATTCAATAGCCTGATTGTATAAAATCTCACCATTGCTTAATGCTTTAGAGGTTGTGTTAAAGAGTAAAACAAAAAAACAAATTACCACAAAAATTTTCATACAACAAATAGCAATTGTTTTTATTTAGATCTCAATTGTTTAAAGCTAAAAGGGAAGAAATCCCTTTTAGCTAGCAGGCAAAAGTGTTTTTAAAAGCACAGTAACGACAATAACAAATATTAATGCCAAAACACCAATTAAATATTGCATAGAATATTCTTTAGATTCTGTGCGGTTTTTGTTGACATAAGATACAATGTATTGCATAAAACCCATAAAAAATCCGCCGATAGCTAATGTTATTATAAACGAAACTAAAGTATTTGCACCAAATAGTGTGTGCCAGTAAACTTGGCCTAAATCACTTGATACATAAAAATCTTTCTCAAATGGAAAACCGAATATAAATATAGCCATTCCAACAAGCATTCCCAGTCCAAATACCATAGCATCTTTTTTACCACTTGCTATGGCTGCTACAGAAGTACCTGGACAATAACCACTCATTGCCATGCCAACGCCAAATAATAACCCTCCAAATATATAAGGCCATAAGTATAAATTTGGTGTCCATATATTTTGTATCTGGATAAGACCCAGTGAGCCAAATACCAAAAACCAAAATGTGGATGTCAAAATAGCTGTAACCATCATCTGTATGACGCGATTGTTTCTAAAATAAAACTCATCTGTGATGTTTTTACCCGAAGCAAAGCCTGTTGCTTCCAAAAAAAATCCAAACAAAAAGCCTCCAAATATTGAAAAAATCATATTTGTCTGGCCAGATATAACACCGTTTATATAAAGTGGAGCACTCATAACCACTGCCTCCTAAATAATCTTGCTGTAAGATACACACCAGCAAATACACAGAACAAAAATAACCAGCCACCTATTGAATATGCACCTGCGCCGGCTAATCCTTGACCGCTTGTACAGCCTCTTGCGTATCTAGTAGCATAAGCAATTAAAATGCCGCCAAAAAATGCCATCGCATATCTGTAAGATGTTGAAGTAGTTTGGCCTTTGTCCACTGAGAATCTTAATCTGCCACCAATGAGTGCACTAACAAAACCGCCAATAAAAATACCAATATCGATAAAGAAAATACGATTGTAAAGAATATGTGTTATTCCATGTTCACCTAAATCTTTTGCCGTATATGCATTTGAAGCAATGTATGACTTGGAAAATAAAGCAATTATAAATGCTGAAGCTTGAGAAAAACCACCGCTTGCTCCAAAGCCCGCACCAGATACATAATAAAATATAAAAAGCGTTGTGCCAACAAGAAAACCACCAATTAAGGTTCCCCAATAACCTCTTTGTTGCATAAAACCTCCCATTTTTTGATCTTGATGTGAAGTTTATTATTTTTAAGTCTAATATCAAGAATGATTTATTCATTTAAATTACTTACTTATTAATGATAAAACCGCTACAGTTTCAAAATGATAGGTATTTGGAAACATGTCAAGTAAAAAAATATTTTCAATAGTGTAATTTTTCAAAATAGATAAATCCCTTGCAAGCGTTGGTGGCTCGCATGATACATATATCACTTGATCTGGTTTTTTATTGTTAACAAAGTGCATTAGATTCAAGCTTCCATTTCGTGGGGGATCAAGTATTAATGTATCAATCGGTTTTTTGTAATCTAGTGGTTTATTTAAATCATACTGAGTTGCTTTAATATCAAGCGATAATCTTTTTGCGTTTTGTTTTAATGTCTCAATGGATAACTCATCAATTTCAAAAGCTTCGACTTTGTGGTTTTTAAGTGCCAAAGGTATTGTAAAGTTCCCAATGCCGCAGAATGCTTCAAAAACATTTTCACCTTTAACTAAACTTAGTATAAGATTAATAAGTGTTTTGTTTGCATCAAGATTGACTTGAGTAAAAGAGCCCATTTTATAATCAATGTAAACATCTTTTGCAATAAAAGATAAGTCTAATCTTAACGGTTCATTTTTATTTGTAGCCAGTTTAAAAAAACTGTCGACTTCTATTTCTAAATCTTTATGATTTTTTATATAACTATTTATTTGTTTCACAAGTATCGGGCAATAGTTTATTTCTAGAAATTCATTGGAGTTTTGTTTAAAAAATCCTATTTTTTCAGCTTTTTTTTGAAATTTTACCCTGTGTCTGTAAAATGTTTGTTTGCTTTTTATTATTTCAACATTATCTAATGATATATGTCCTATACGCTTAAGTATATTTTTCAATATTTGAGATTTAATATTTAACTGTTGATTGTAGTGGATATGTTGATAGTGACAACCGCCACATATACCAAAATAATTGCAAAAAGGCTTTTTTCTGGTTGCAGTGCTTTCTAAAATATCTATAGCTTCTGCTATAAAATAGTCTTTTTTTTCTTTTGTAATTTTTATTGCTACTTTTTCATTTGTTTCTACAAAAGGAATAAACACTATTTTGCCATTTATGAAAGAATAACCATAGCCCTTATAAGCCTGTCCAGCAATTTGCACAATCTCAAACATCAACGCAATTATACTTATATAATTTTTAATGACAATTTACTTGAAATTATAGCTATTCGTAACTAAATTAATTAAAAATACAAGGAGGCTGTATGAGAAAAGAAACAGATTCAATGGGCGAGGTTATGGTTCCAGATGAAGCATACTTTGGTGCCCAAACACAAAGAGCTATAGAAAATTTTAAGGTATCAGGTAAATCTATGCCTTTGGATTTCATATATGCTCTAGCTACAGTAAAGCTTGCGTGCGCTTTAAGTAATAAAGAGCTTAAATACATTGAAGAGAAAAAAGCTGATGCAATAATCCAGGCCTGTAAAGAAATTTTAGATCATAAGTTTGACAATCAGTTTCCTGTAGATATTTATCAAACGGGTTCTGGTACTTCAACAAACATGAACATTAACGAAGTAATAGCAAACAGAGCAACAGAGATTTTGGGAGGTAAAAAAGGTGGAAAACTTGTTCATCCAAACAATGATGTAAATAAAGGCCAATCTAGCAATGATACAATCCCAACTGCAATGCATATAATGATTGTAGAGCTTTCAAAAAAGAAGCTTTTGCCGGCACTAGATGGTCTCAAAGAAGCATTAGAGTATAAAGAAAAAGAATTTGCAAATATTGTAAAAATTGGCAGAACACACATGCAGGATGCAGTGCCTATTAGGTTATCTGATGAATTTGGTGCATACAAAACTCAGATTATTGGCAATAAAACGCGTATCACATTTGCTTTGGAAGGTTTAAAAGAACTGGCTTTAGGGGCAACAGCTGTTGGGACTGGCTTAAATGCACCAAAAGGTTTTGCCAGGCTTGCAATAGAAAAAATTTCTGAATTTACCAATACAGATTATAAACAGGCACCTAATTTATTTGAAGCCATTGCATCAAAAGATGCTGTAAATTTTTTTGCATCAAGTTTATCAACATTAGCTTCTAGTATGATAAAAATTGCAAGCGATATAAGGTTTTTATCCTGTGGTCCAAGATGTGGGATTGGTGAGCTGATTTTAAAAGATTTACAGCCAGGTAGCTCAATTATGCCAGGCAAAGTAAACCCGGTTATCCCAGAATCAGTTTTACAGGTTTCCTATAGTGTGATTGGTTACTCTCAGATAGTTAATATGTGCGCTCAAGCAGGTGTATTGGAGCTAAATGTTATGATGCCAGCTATAATTTACCATATAAATGAAGCGATAAACATAATGTCAAATGTCATTGATGATTTTAGTACAAAATGTATTTTACCAATTAGAGCAAATAAAGAACGTATAAATAGTTTTGTGGAAAATTCTTTAGCACTTGTTACGCCCCTAGCTTTGATTATCGGATATGACCAGGCCGCAACAATAGCACATGAAGCCTATATAACAAATAAAACAATAAAAGAAGTGGTTTTAGAAAAAGGTATTCTCACAAAACAACAAGTAGATGAAATTTTAGATCCACACAAAATGGTCTAAATTTTTTTAATAACAATGGTATTTGCTGGACAATAAATATCTATAACAGGTTGATTTTTTAATAATTCAAGAGCTTTTTTAACCTTGTACTCGTATGATATATGTGTATAGACTTTGTATACTATTAAAACCAAAAGTAATATAATTATTAATACAATAATTTTCCTTGCATTCACAAATCCAAAAATATTCTATTTTAAAAAATTGTCAAGAGATTTTTTACTTTTCTTTAGTCATATATTGACTGATCGGTGTTTTTGGTATAATTTTAAATAAAAATAGGAGGTTTGATATGAAGATAGAGGGTAAGAAGTTAGGTTTACTTACATTAAAAAATCCATTTATTGCCGCACCTGTTAAGACTGCTTATGCAGATTTAGAATCGCATGTAAATCAGAGGCATTTAAATTACTACGAAAATTTGGCTAAAGGGGGTACAGCGCTAATAATTATTGAACCTACCGCCGTATTAAAAAGTGGTAGAGAACACCCAAAGCAATTATGCATTGATGAAGATTACTGTATAGATGAGCTTTCAAAAATAACAAGAGTTATACACGATAATGGTTCTTTGGCATGTATAAACCTAAATCATGCAGGTAGGGCTGCAAACCCCAAAGCAAGTGGCGTAGTATTGGCTCCAAGTGCTATAATGTGTCCATCTACTATGCAAACACCAAAAGAGCTTACTAAAGAGCAAATTAAAGAAATTGTTAAGGCTTTTGGAAAAGCGACTGTAAGAGCAAAAAAAGCAGGATTTGATGCAATAGAAATACAGGCTGGCATGGGTTATTTAATAGCCCAATTTTTAAAAGATCTTACCAATAAGCGCAATGATGAGTACGGAAAAGATAAATTACTTTTTGCAAAAGAAGTTTTTGAAGAAGTAGCTAATTTTAGTAATGGTTTAGAGTTAATTTTGAGAGTATCTGCAAATGAATTTGTTGAGGATGGAATTGTTGAACAAGACAATGTGGAATTAATTAATATGGCTAAAAANNNNNNNNNNTACGGTATTAAAGCGATTCACGCAGGTCTTGGAAATGCATGTGATACGCCGCTTTGGTATTACAGTTATGCTTCAACGCCCACAGATAAACAAATCGAATCATTTAAAAAACTGAAGAGCTTAATTGATTTACCTATTATTATTGATGGTAGAATGGGTAACCCGGATAGGATAAAGGCTTTGCTTGAAGAAGGATGGGTTGACTTTTTTGGATTGGGCAGATCTCTTGTGGCGGACCAATATTTTGTAAATAAATTGTTAAATAATGAGTTAGACAAAATTTGGTACTGTGGTGGTTGTTTGCAGGGATGCTTGTACAATGTTAGAAGCGGAATAGGTCTTGGATGTATTACAAATCCTTTTGTAGATAAGAAATTCTTTGAACCTTCAGGTAAAAAACTTAAGGTTTGCATAGCTGGCGGTGGTCCAGCAGGAATTGCTACAGGTATTTATGCTAAAATGAAAGGTTATGATGCTATTGTTTTTGAAAAGAAAGAACTTGGCGGACAATTTATACTTGCAACAAAAGCTCCATACAAAGACGCAATGCTAAAGCCATTAAATGCTCTTATAAACGAAGCTAAAAGACGAGGTGTTGAGTTTAGATACGAAGAAGCAAACTATGAAAAATTAAAAGAGCAAAATCCTGATTTAGTTGTTGTGGCAACTGGTGCCAACTCGCAAATACCAAATATTAAAGGCATTGAGAATGAGTATGTAATAGATGCATTTAGTTTTTTTGAATCAGTTGTCAAGCCCAAAGGCAAAAGGGTACTTGTATTAGGTATTGGCTTAATTGGAAGAGAGGCTATGGAAATCCTGGCAAACCAGGGTTTTGAGGTGGTGGGTGTTGATATATTAAGTGAATTAACGCAGGATTTTACACTTGCAAGGCTTAAAAATAACCCAAATGTAAAAATATTTGTAGCAACAAGTGTTGAAGAATTTACAAACGAAGGTGTATTTGCAAGACAGGAAGACGAAGTAATAAATTTAGGCAAATTTGACACAATCATTTCTAGCATTGGTACAAAGCCAAATAAGGCTTTGTATGAGCAAATTAAAGACAAGTTTAAAAATGTTGAAATTATTGGAGATGCGGCAAAGGTAGCAGACATTTACACCGCAACCCAATCTGCATACGAACTCATAAGTAGATACTAATCTATTATTTTATTATAAAGGTGGGTTTGTCCCACCTTTATAATAAACTACCTTACCGTTTTTACATATAAATATCTTGTTTTCGAAATATGGATAATATCGTTGGTGCCGGGGGCGGGAATCGAACCCGCATGGGGTTGCCCCCACTGGATTTTGAGTCCAGCGCGTCTACCAGTTTCACCACCCCGGCAATACTTTAATAATCTTATTATGAAGTTAAAAAAAAGTCAAGTTGTAATTTACTTATAAGGCTTTTTTGAGATCAAATAGAATTTTTCCTAAATCTTTTGTATTATCTTGTTTTAACTCTAATACTTTAT
Above is a genomic segment from Desulfurella sp. containing:
- a CDS encoding NFACT RNA binding domain-containing protein encodes the protein SGYIDPNYIKTILPHNNAQKIVPLDNIPYEHFNVLGFDVYIGKNAKGNDLILKNASKDDIWMHPKSIPGPHLIIKNPQRLQQLDKTLLEQCAQKIRENLGTNDKIEVDYTFVKFVKKPKGFKKGRVTYSNFKTVVVG
- a CDS encoding NFACT family protein codes for the protein MNNFLFNFFARKIKERSIGERIFNIYAHDDTIFLNLKNNLAILFKLNSPTALFFGNYKLEKTQNNFAVSLHKKISGLKIIDVDFTGLERVLTLYLVDKRLDIEHHYYLIFEITGRNGNLLLCDNAQKIIEVFRLNQKRQIVPGKIYKKPPQMLDVALSDINTLKNAIKKGNILGIDSFTKNFINEENLENFIETIKKPSDRLFCYTYNKKKFVYPFLLNFGLDTSVIEENELFELIFKQNINIDSNNTKIIKFLDKKIKKLSEKIEKIQSDIKKAEDAQTFKLYADTLLENISNLKYINADIIYLKPLEKTNELAIPINPQKTIQDNINHYYK
- the rpsU gene encoding 30S ribosomal protein S21, giving the protein MPGVYVRDNESFEEAFKRFKKQCERAGILSEIKKREHYEKPSEKKKKKALAARKKALKKKRLSERKK
- the priA gene encoding primosomal protein N'; the protein is MNYYNVLFNIALSKSFTYKSTQNIEVGSRVLVDFNNRKKVGIVLEKTTQINIDDIKEVIAILDNKPAISEELIKTINFASYYYLSPRGLILRNALPSKAFSKEPINFEKNSIKKQINHQKFFNLNDEQKKIYESIDLKNFNVNLIFGVTGSGKTEIFLHLIRDVIEKGKNALVLVPEIVLTNQYKRVFEEKFLDTVGVYHSQLTPKQKFLEWLMFKKQEKRVLLGTRSAAFVDLSDTGLIVVDEENDDSYKQENTPSYNAKDLLIYRAKQLNIPVILSSATPTVETYYKASITKKFKLFKLNNRINNCELPVIEFSKPENTLLSIKSQEYIKKSIEEKQTCAILVNRRGFAHFLICGDCGYIFRCPNCNVSLVYHKKTKDLKCHFCESSFEIPKKCPNCSSYNIKDVGTGTQKMEEFLRENFGNINIARLDRDTASSKKNAYNIVSNLLDGKIDIIVGTSMISKGYDIEKINLVIISNIESIFALPDFRADEKCVSLIIQTAGRSGRKQKGNVIIESKLPSRLENFIINHDYEGFLKEEINLRKSLTYPPFSHLIRIISQNTNEKIAKQNIQQCFEILKNGGFSFLGPTKCPIDKIKNKYRYHIIIKTNDIFKTLRFITAELLDKNLNFDVDPISFF
- a CDS encoding DUF6691 family protein encodes the protein MSAPLYINGVISGQTNMIFSIFGGFLFGFFLEATGFASGKNITDEFYFRNNRVIQMMVTAILTSTFWFLVFGSLGLIQIQNIWTPNLYLWPYIFGGLLFGVGMAMSGYCPGTSVAAIASGKKDAMVFGLGMLVGMAIFIFGFPFEKDFYVSSDLGQVYWHTLFGANTLVSFIITLAIGGFFMGFMQYIVSYVNKNRTESKEYSMQYLIGVLALIFVIVVTVLLKTLLPAS
- a CDS encoding YeeE/YedE thiosulfate transporter family protein; the protein is MQQRGYWGTLIGGFLVGTTLFIFYYVSGAGFGASGGFSQASAFIIALFSKSYIASNAYTAKDLGEHGITHILYNRIFFIDIGIFIGGFVSALIGGRLRFSVDKGQTTSTSYRYAMAFFGGILIAYATRYARGCTSGQGLAGAGAYSIGGWLFLFCVFAGVYLTARLFRRQWL
- a CDS encoding methyltransferase, producing MFEIVQIAGQAYKGYGYSFINGKIVFIPFVETNEKVAIKITKEKKDYFIAEAIDILESTATRKKPFCNYFGICGGCHYQHIHYNQQLNIKSQILKNILKRIGHISLDNVEIIKSKQTFYRHRVKFQKKAEKIGFFKQNSNEFLEINYCPILVKQINSYIKNHKDLEIEVDSFFKLATNKNEPLRLDLSFIAKDVYIDYKMGSFTQVNLDANKTLINLILSLVKGENVFEAFCGIGNFTIPLALKNHKVEAFEIDELSIETLKQNAKRLSLDIKATQYDLNKPLDYKKPIDTLILDPPRNGSLNLMHFVNNKKPDQVIYVSCEPPTLARDLSILKNYTIENIFLLDMFPNTYHFETVAVLSLISK
- a CDS encoding aspartate ammonia-lyase is translated as MRKETDSMGEVMVPDEAYFGAQTQRAIENFKVSGKSMPLDFIYALATVKLACALSNKELKYIEEKKADAIIQACKEILDHKFDNQFPVDIYQTGSGTSTNMNINEVIANRATEILGGKKGGKLVHPNNDVNKGQSSNDTIPTAMHIMIVELSKKKLLPALDGLKEALEYKEKEFANIVKIGRTHMQDAVPIRLSDEFGAYKTQIIGNKTRITFALEGLKELALGATAVGTGLNAPKGFARLAIEKISEFTNTDYKQAPNLFEAIASKDAVNFFASSLSTLASSMIKIASDIRFLSCGPRCGIGELILKDLQPGSSIMPGKVNPVIPESVLQVSYSVIGYSQIVNMCAQAGVLELNVMMPAIIYHINEAINIMSNVIDDFSTKCILPIRANKERINSFVENSLALVTPLALIIGYDQAATIAHEAYITNKTIKEVVLEKGILTKQQVDEILDPHKMV
- a CDS encoding FAD-dependent oxidoreductase; translation: YGIKAIHAGLGNACDTPLWYYSYASTPTDKQIESFKKLKSLIDLPIIIDGRMGNPDRIKALLEEGWVDFFGLGRSLVADQYFVNKLLNNELDKIWYCGGCLQGCLYNVRSGIGLGCITNPFVDKKFFEPSGKKLKVCIAGGGPAGIATGIYAKMKGYDAIVFEKKELGGQFILATKAPYKDAMLKPLNALINEAKRRGVEFRYEEANYEKLKEQNPDLVVVATGANSQIPNIKGIENEYVIDAFSFFESVVKPKGKRVLVLGIGLIGREAMEILANQGFEVVGVDILSELTQDFTLARLKNNPNVKIFVATSVEEFTNEGVFARQEDEVINLGKFDTIISSIGTKPNKALYEQIKDKFKNVEIIGDAAKVADIYTATQSAYELISRY